One Patescibacteria group bacterium genomic window, CATAATATTTGGTGTCCCAAAAATCCGTGACCGGCACTTTGTAAATCCTTGACCATTTGGCTAAATTTTTCTCTTCTCTTTTTTTTAAATGCTCTTTGGCCTCATCGACGGTTAAAACATCGCGGTTAACAATCCGGTCAATCCGTAGGGCATCGTCACACATTAATAAAACTTTAAGAACCTTTTTAAGACCTCTCATGTTCCATCCGGCAATCCACGATTCCACGACATAATGCCCCTCGCCTTCTAACTTTTCTCTCATGGCCACGTCAATTTGATAATCAACCTCGTCCCCGTAAACCGTGGCAAAATGATGTTTGGAATCATGGGGATTACAAAGACCATGATCAATCGCGTATTGTCTTGACCATTCACCGCCAGAAAAAAAAGTAAAATTTAGAGGTTGCAAATCTTTTTTAAGATTGGTAAAAAGCGTCGTCCGGCCAACACCCGGCTTGCCGGAAATAGCAATGCTTTGGTATTTAAGTTCCTTCATGGCAAAATTCTATCCCAATTTGCAGAAAAAAACAAGAAGATTTAACTCACTCGGGCTTATTTAAAACCACGGGTTTAAGACGCGTCATCGCTTCGAGCGCATATTTAACTCCCTGGACGCCCACACCCGAACCTTTAATGCCTAAAAACGGAAAGTGGTCCGGCCCTCGTTGCGGCTTACCGTTGATTTGAACCGTACCGACGTTAATTTTTCCCGCTAACCGAATCGCCGTTCCTTCGTCTTGAGTAAAAAGACAAGCCTGCAGCCCATATAAGCTTTCGTTAATAATCCTGACGGCTTCGCTTAAATTTTGAACCCTGATTAAAGACAAGACCGGCCCGAAAGTTTCGACTTTAACAATTTCCCAGTAGGGTTTAACGTGATCTAAGATCGTCGGCTCAATGTATAAGCCTTTTCTCTTGCCCCCCAAAACAATTTCCGCGCCCGCCACCTTAGCCTTAATAAGCCTGTCCTCAACTTGAGTTGCTGTCTGAAGGCTGATAAGGGGTCCGACCATTTTGGTTTCTTTTTGGCGGGGATCCCCCATGCAAACTAGCTCTTCAATCACCTTGCCAAGTTTTTCTTTTAATTTTTCCATGACCGGATCAAGAGCTAAAACATATTTAATGGCCGTACATCTTTGACCGGAAAAAGCATAAGCGCCTTTAATGATTTCTTTCGCCGTCAGATCTAGGTCGGCATTGTCCAAAACGATGGCCGGATTATTACCGCCGCATTCAAAAAGGAGCGGAATCATCCCCGCTTTGCGGGCAATTTTATCCCCTATCAAACTCGAGCCGGTAAAAGAAATCATCGAAACCTTAGGATGAGTCACTAAATAATCACCGATAACCGACCCCTCGCCGGTCACCGTATTCAAGATGCCGGGCGGCAAACCGGCTTTTTTAAAAATTTCGACTAAATGAAGAGCCGAGAGTCCCCCCTGGGTGGGCGGTTTTAAAACGACCGCGTTGCCGGCAATTAAGGCCGGCGCGATCTTGGAGGCTGATAAATTAATCGGATAATTAAAAGGGGCAATCGCCAAGACAACACCCACCGGAACTCGAGAAACAATGGCTTGTTTCCCTTTTTCATAGCCGGGGAAAGCGTCGGACTCCAGAATTTCCCCTTGTAAAGCCCGGCCTCCTTCAGCAAAATAATCAATGAGGTCGGCGGTTCTTAAGACCTCGTCCTCCGCTTCTATTAAATTTTTACCGATTTCCAAAACCAAAAAATCAGTCAGGTCGTCTTTTTGTTCTCTTAGCCAATCGGCAGCCAAATGAAGGACTTTTGCCCTCTTATCGAGAGGAACTTTTTGCCAGGCAAGTTGAGCCCAGTAAGCGGCTTCCACCGCTTCGTCAATTTCTTCTTTGGTCAGGCTTTGCACTTTGCCTATAACTTGATTTGTGACCGGAGAAATAATTTCAACGGTCTTCCCACTTTTTGAAGTCAACCATTCACCATCACAAAAGTATTTGTAGGTCGGGATTCCGCCAGCCGGCGGTTTGTCTTTAATTTCCTGAAAAAAATCGGGCATTAGTCAAATCATAGCATAAACTTTAAAAGGTGTCATTAAATGATGATATAATATCGCCAAATGAAGAAAAAAAAGGTTTCTGCTCATTTCCTCCTTGTGGCCTGGGAAAAGTTGCCCCCCCAAAAAAAAGACCGCTATGGTTTAACCGTTATTTTTTCTTTAATTATCATTTTTGCCTATTTTTTTATTTTGCGTGATCTGCCTTTACCGACCAAACTGACGACTCGCGAAATACCTCAGACCACTAAGATTTTAGACCGTCACGGCACGCTTCTTTATAATATTTATACCGATCAAAATCGAACGATGGTGAAGTTTGAGGAAATTCCCCTAAAGCTTCGTCAAGCCACCATTGCCATTGAAGACAGAGAATTTTATCGTCACGGCGGTTTTGCTTTTAGCGGCATCATCAGGGCCTTAAGAGAAATTGTTCTCCATCGCCAACTCCAGGGCGGCTCAACGATTACCCAGCAGCTGGTTAAAAGCGCTCTTTTAACGCCGGAACGAACCGTCCAAAGAAAAATAAAAGAAGCGCTTCTTTCTTATTTTGTGGACAAAATTTACAGCAAAGACCAAATCCTCGAGATGTATTTAAATCAGGTTTCCTACGGCGGCACCGCCTGGGGCATTGAAGCGGCCAGTCATACCTATTTCGGCAAAAGCGTTAAAGATTTAAGCTTAGCCGAAACCGCTCTTTTGGCGGGATTGCCGGCCGCCCCGACTTATTATTCTCCTTATGGCACTCATCCTGAATTAGCCAAAGCCAGACAGCACGAGGTCTTGCGCCGTATGGTCGAAGATGGATATATTTCGTCTGCAGAGGCTGAAACGGCCAAAAAACAAAAATTAAATTATTTACCCTTAAAAACAGATATCAAGGCCCCTCATTTTGTCATGTATGTCAAGGAACAACTGATTCAAAAATACGGGGCCAAGCTCGTGGAACAAGGAGGTTTAAAGGTCACAACGACTTTAGATCTAGCTTTGCAGGAATTTGCCCAAAAGACCGTCGCCAGCGAAGTGGCCAGCTTAAAGGATCTTCGGGTTAAAAACGGCGCCGCCTTAATCACCCGACCCCCGACCGGAGAAATCTTGGCCATGGTCGGTTCCAAAGATTATTTTGCCGAGGATGAAGACGGCAACGTGAATGTGACGATTTCTTTACGCCAACCCGGCTCGGCCATTAAACCCCTTAACTACGCGGTGGGTTTGGCTTCAGGCCAGATTACCCTGGCCAGTCTTTTTTTAGATATTCCGACTTGTTTTGCTATTGCCAATCAGCCTCTTTATTGTCCGGTCAATTACGACGGCAAGTTTCATGGTCCGGTGCAAACCAGGTTCGCCCTGGGTAACTCCTACAATATCCCGGCGGTTAAGATGTTAGCCTTAAATAAGGTGGAAACGCTGATTGCCACCGCTTCGGCCATGGGTATTTCCACCTTTAAAGACCCCTCAAGGTACGGCCTTTCCTTAACTTTGGGCGGCGGCGAGGTGACAATGACGGACATGGCGACCGCCTTTGGCGTTTTTGCCAATACCGGCATCAGAAAAGATCTCGTCTCCCTTTTAAAAGTCGAGAACAATCAGGGCAAAACCTTAGAAGAATACAAAGATCCTAATTTGAAAATTGATTTAAAAAATTTAACCTTCCCCTCAACTTTGCAGATTGACGGGCCCAGGGTTTTAAAAAACGAGGTGACATTTTTAATCTCTCATCTTTTATTGGATCAAAACGCCAGAAGCGCCGCTTTTGGCGAAAGCTATTTAAATATTCCAGGGAGAGCCGTCTCGGTTAAGACCGGAACCACGGATGATAAAAAGGATAACTGGACCATCGGCTTTACGCCCAATTTTCTCGTTGCCACCTGGGTCGGCAATAACGACAGCACGGCGATGAATCCCTGGTTGACTTCGGGCGTGACCGGGGCGGCGCCGATTTGGTACAAAATCATGCGTGTTGTGTTAAAAGACCAACCCGATCTTTGGCCGCAAAAACCAGACGGAATTGTCGGCGCCAATATTTGTCAGCTTTCCGGCAAATTGCCAGGCGACTCCAATTGTCCGACCAGATTTGAATATTTTCTTGAAGGCACCGTCCCTAAAGAAGTTGAAAACCTCAAAAGACAGATTTTGATAGAAAAAGATACACAAAGACAAGCAATTTTTATTCAGGATCCGCAAGCGCCACCCATTCCTCTAGAGAAATTAGAAATGAAAGAAAAACAGGTTGTCTCCGATCCTTTTACCCCGGAATATTGTCTTGATTGCCCCCACGACGGCGACCGGCCGGTGATTGTCAAATAAAATCGTCTTTAGGTTTTACTGAAGCCCTAAATAATTGATTTAGCCCCTGATTTGTGGTATCATTCTTCTCTTATGTCTCCCGACAATAGAAGAATTTACGAAAGCGAAGCCCGGGCTTTTGCCGATATTGTCCCTACTCTTTTAGAGGGAAAACTGCCTCCCGAGGATCAATTTAACATCAGTCTTAAAAGACTTCTTAAAGATCGCCAGGGAAACCAGCACACTGAAACACAAATTCAGGCTTTAAATTTATTACATCATTGGGTTGATACTTTGGCTCACTTTGGGGTCCCCTCTTTAAATCTTGAGGCGTTTACCGCGGAAATTCATTTGCCACCGGTTGAATCCGAACACTTGATCAAATTGGGCATTATTGTCAATAAGGAAATTATGACCCAAATCATGACCCGACGACGAAGAAAAGGTCTCCCTCCGGAAAACAGGGTTGTCGTCCGGGCTTTACAAGAAACGACCGTTGGCGGTTTAAAACCAAAAACAACCGTTTATTCTTTGCAGGAACTATATACGGTCACCATGCCGATTTTTAATAGCGGCGTGGAAGAACTGGATGTTATTAGAGAATATCTGCTCGGTCAGGATCAGGACGACAAGCCGACTCTTCTTTTTATGAACGAAAGACAAGTCCCCCATATTCATTTTCATCATGGTAACACAACTTATCGCTTAGACGCCGAAACTAATCCGTCTTATCTTCCTCATGAGGAGGCTAGAAAAAATTACCCAGAAGCAAAAACCGTACCCGCGCCAACTCCGGCCACCAATGAAGAATTAGCCACTTTAATGGCCTTAGTTTACCACAGTGTCAAACAAGTTTTTGAAAGAAAAGAGAATTAACCCAGCTTAACAAATCCCATAAGATATGCTAATATGCCACAGCTATGGCAAGAAAAGGCAGGCC contains:
- a CDS encoding AAA family ATPase, with the protein product MKELKYQSIAISGKPGVGRTTLFTNLKKDLQPLNFTFFSGGEWSRQYAIDHGLCNPHDSKHHFATVYGDEVDYQIDVAMREKLEGEGHYVVESWIAGWNMRGLKKVLKVLLMCDDALRIDRIVNRDVLTVDEAKEHLKKREEKNLAKWSRIYKVPVTDFWDTKYYDLVINTYSHGPTETLDIVLQALGYYQNNK
- a CDS encoding aldehyde dehydrogenase family protein, which gives rise to MPDFFQEIKDKPPAGGIPTYKYFCDGEWLTSKSGKTVEIISPVTNQVIGKVQSLTKEEIDEAVEAAYWAQLAWQKVPLDKRAKVLHLAADWLREQKDDLTDFLVLEIGKNLIEAEDEVLRTADLIDYFAEGGRALQGEILESDAFPGYEKGKQAIVSRVPVGVVLAIAPFNYPINLSASKIAPALIAGNAVVLKPPTQGGLSALHLVEIFKKAGLPPGILNTVTGEGSVIGDYLVTHPKVSMISFTGSSLIGDKIARKAGMIPLLFECGGNNPAIVLDNADLDLTAKEIIKGAYAFSGQRCTAIKYVLALDPVMEKLKEKLGKVIEELVCMGDPRQKETKMVGPLISLQTATQVEDRLIKAKVAGAEIVLGGKRKGLYIEPTILDHVKPYWEIVKVETFGPVLSLIRVQNLSEAVRIINESLYGLQACLFTQDEGTAIRLAGKINVGTVQINGKPQRGPDHFPFLGIKGSGVGVQGVKYALEAMTRLKPVVLNKPE
- a CDS encoding penicillin-binding protein; this encodes MKKKKVSAHFLLVAWEKLPPQKKDRYGLTVIFSLIIIFAYFFILRDLPLPTKLTTREIPQTTKILDRHGTLLYNIYTDQNRTMVKFEEIPLKLRQATIAIEDREFYRHGGFAFSGIIRALREIVLHRQLQGGSTITQQLVKSALLTPERTVQRKIKEALLSYFVDKIYSKDQILEMYLNQVSYGGTAWGIEAASHTYFGKSVKDLSLAETALLAGLPAAPTYYSPYGTHPELAKARQHEVLRRMVEDGYISSAEAETAKKQKLNYLPLKTDIKAPHFVMYVKEQLIQKYGAKLVEQGGLKVTTTLDLALQEFAQKTVASEVASLKDLRVKNGAALITRPPTGEILAMVGSKDYFAEDEDGNVNVTISLRQPGSAIKPLNYAVGLASGQITLASLFLDIPTCFAIANQPLYCPVNYDGKFHGPVQTRFALGNSYNIPAVKMLALNKVETLIATASAMGISTFKDPSRYGLSLTLGGGEVTMTDMATAFGVFANTGIRKDLVSLLKVENNQGKTLEEYKDPNLKIDLKNLTFPSTLQIDGPRVLKNEVTFLISHLLLDQNARSAAFGESYLNIPGRAVSVKTGTTDDKKDNWTIGFTPNFLVATWVGNNDSTAMNPWLTSGVTGAAPIWYKIMRVVLKDQPDLWPQKPDGIVGANICQLSGKLPGDSNCPTRFEYFLEGTVPKEVENLKRQILIEKDTQRQAIFIQDPQAPPIPLEKLEMKEKQVVSDPFTPEYCLDCPHDGDRPVIVK